One Sanguibacter keddieii DSM 10542 genomic window carries:
- a CDS encoding tetratricopeptide repeat protein has product MSQPGAPGSQFDVRGAVDLSSLGRPSAPPPGTPGGAPAAGGFVVDITDEMFPSVVQQSAQVPVVALLWLPTDAENARLATTLGTLTQEYAGRFLLARIDASAYPQIAQAFQVQGFPTVVAILGQQPVPLFQGVADDAQIRSVLDELLTAAEQNGVTGVLAPPEGQQQVPAPAAEPEPELPPLHRKAYEAIEAGDLELAVAAYEQALREDPRDQLAPAGLAQARLLLRTRDADLAAVRAAAAERPTDVEAQLAVADMDIAGGKVEDALGRLIELVPGADDKDVLRKRLVEYFDLLGPQDPRVSPARRALTNALY; this is encoded by the coding sequence ATGAGTCAGCCAGGTGCCCCCGGTTCCCAGTTCGACGTCCGCGGAGCGGTCGACCTGTCGTCCCTCGGACGGCCGTCCGCCCCGCCGCCCGGTACGCCCGGCGGCGCTCCCGCCGCGGGCGGCTTCGTCGTCGACATCACCGACGAGATGTTCCCGTCGGTCGTGCAGCAGTCGGCCCAGGTCCCCGTGGTCGCGCTGCTCTGGCTGCCGACCGACGCGGAGAACGCCCGGCTCGCGACGACCCTCGGCACGCTCACGCAGGAGTACGCGGGCCGGTTCCTGCTCGCCCGCATCGACGCGTCGGCCTACCCGCAGATCGCCCAGGCGTTCCAGGTCCAGGGCTTCCCGACGGTCGTCGCGATCCTCGGGCAGCAGCCGGTGCCGCTGTTCCAGGGCGTCGCCGACGACGCGCAGATCCGCTCCGTCCTCGACGAGCTGCTCACCGCAGCCGAGCAGAACGGCGTCACCGGGGTCCTCGCGCCGCCGGAGGGACAGCAGCAGGTCCCGGCACCCGCCGCCGAGCCCGAGCCCGAGCTCCCGCCGCTGCACCGCAAGGCCTACGAGGCCATCGAGGCCGGCGACCTGGAGCTGGCGGTCGCCGCCTACGAGCAGGCGCTCCGCGAGGACCCGCGCGACCAGCTCGCCCCGGCAGGCCTGGCCCAGGCCCGACTCCTGCTGCGCACCCGCGACGCCGACCTCGCGGCTGTCCGCGCCGCCGCGGCCGAGCGTCCCACCGACGTCGAGGCCCAGCTCGCGGTCGCCGACATGGACATCGCCGGCGGCAAGGTCGAGGACGCGCTGGGACGGCTCATCGAGCTGGTCCCGGGGGCCGACGACAAGGACGTGCTCCGCAAGCGCCTCGTCGAGTACTTCGACCTGCTCGGACCGCAGGACCCGCGCGTCTCGCCGGCACGCCGCGCACTGACCAACGCGCTGTACTGA
- the glgB gene encoding 1,4-alpha-glucan branching protein GlgB: MTDPTPPAPTTTTGQRGAPAAPPVRVPASPEDLAAVANGTFFAPHSVLGGHVDPASGAVTVRVVRPLADEVRVITQLGGVAAEHEQDGVWVAVLPDADGQVPDYRVSARYGEDVTVADDPYRFLPTVGELDQHLVREGRHEELWTVLGATVKTFPGVIGEVHGTAFAVWAPNARAVRVVGDFNTWSGTGHPMRSLGSTGIWELFVPDVVAGARYKFEILSADGSWHQKADPMAKGTEVPPATASVVVESGYEWQDAGWLERRAATDPHDGPLSIYEVHLGSWRQGLSYRELATQLTEYVVETGFTHVELMPVAEHPFGGSWGYQVTSYYAPTSRFGHPDDLRFLVDSLHQAGIGVIVDWVPAHFPKDSWALARFDGTPLYEHPDPMLGEQPDWGTYVFNFGRPEVRNFLVANATYWLEEFHVDALRVDAVASMLYLDYSREPGQWRPNAHGGRENLDAIAFLQETNATAYRRTPGIMMIAEESTAWPGVTAPTDGGGLGFGLKWNMGWMNDTLRYLAEEPVNRRYHHHEATFSLVYAYSEQFVLPISHDEVVHGKGSLLRKMPGDDWQQLAGVRALFAYQWAHPGKKLTFMGNELAQGTEWAESRSLDWYLLDHAPHAGVQRLVRDLNAVYREHPALWALDHDPAGFEWLDASDADHNVLSFLRRDRDGGVVAVVVNFAGTAHADYRVPLPSAGRWREVLNTDAEAYGGSGVGNLGAVHAEDVPWTGRPFSAVVQVPPLGAVYLTPEG, translated from the coding sequence ATGACCGACCCCACACCCCCGGCTCCGACGACGACCACGGGACAGCGAGGAGCCCCGGCGGCCCCTCCTGTCCGGGTCCCCGCATCCCCGGAGGACCTCGCGGCCGTCGCGAACGGCACCTTCTTCGCCCCGCACAGCGTGCTGGGCGGTCACGTCGACCCCGCGTCCGGGGCCGTGACCGTCCGCGTGGTGCGCCCGCTCGCCGACGAGGTCCGGGTCATCACCCAGCTGGGCGGCGTCGCCGCCGAGCACGAGCAGGACGGCGTCTGGGTCGCCGTGCTCCCCGATGCCGACGGTCAGGTCCCGGACTACCGGGTGTCCGCCCGCTACGGCGAGGACGTCACGGTCGCGGACGACCCCTACAGGTTCCTGCCGACCGTCGGCGAGCTCGACCAGCACCTCGTCCGCGAGGGACGCCACGAAGAGCTCTGGACCGTCCTCGGTGCCACGGTGAAGACCTTCCCCGGCGTCATCGGAGAGGTGCACGGCACCGCCTTCGCCGTCTGGGCCCCCAACGCCCGCGCGGTCCGCGTGGTCGGGGACTTCAACACCTGGTCCGGCACCGGCCACCCGATGCGCTCCCTGGGTTCGACCGGCATCTGGGAGCTGTTCGTCCCCGACGTCGTCGCCGGCGCACGCTACAAGTTCGAGATCCTCTCGGCCGACGGCTCGTGGCACCAGAAGGCCGACCCGATGGCCAAGGGCACCGAGGTCCCGCCCGCCACGGCGTCGGTGGTCGTCGAGTCCGGCTACGAGTGGCAGGACGCGGGCTGGCTCGAGCGCCGCGCAGCGACCGACCCGCACGACGGCCCGCTGAGCATCTACGAGGTGCACCTCGGCTCGTGGCGCCAGGGCCTGAGCTACCGCGAGCTCGCGACCCAGCTCACCGAGTACGTCGTCGAGACGGGCTTCACGCACGTCGAGCTCATGCCCGTCGCCGAGCACCCCTTCGGCGGCTCCTGGGGCTACCAGGTGACGTCCTACTACGCGCCGACCTCACGGTTCGGCCACCCGGACGACCTGCGGTTCCTCGTGGACTCGCTCCACCAGGCCGGCATCGGCGTGATCGTCGACTGGGTCCCCGCGCACTTCCCCAAGGACTCCTGGGCGCTGGCCCGCTTCGACGGGACGCCGCTGTACGAGCACCCGGACCCGATGCTCGGCGAGCAGCCCGACTGGGGCACGTACGTGTTCAACTTCGGCCGCCCCGAGGTCCGCAACTTCCTCGTGGCGAACGCGACCTACTGGCTCGAGGAGTTCCACGTCGACGCCCTGCGAGTCGACGCCGTCGCGTCGATGCTCTACCTCGACTACTCGCGCGAGCCCGGGCAGTGGCGCCCCAACGCCCACGGCGGGCGGGAGAACCTCGACGCGATCGCCTTCCTCCAGGAGACCAACGCGACGGCGTACCGCCGCACCCCAGGGATCATGATGATCGCCGAGGAGTCGACGGCGTGGCCCGGTGTCACGGCGCCGACCGACGGCGGCGGGCTCGGCTTCGGCCTCAAGTGGAACATGGGGTGGATGAACGACACCCTCCGCTACCTGGCCGAGGAGCCCGTGAACCGTCGGTACCACCACCACGAGGCGACGTTCTCGCTCGTGTACGCGTACTCGGAGCAGTTCGTCCTGCCCATCAGCCACGACGAGGTCGTGCACGGCAAGGGCTCGCTGCTGCGCAAGATGCCCGGGGACGACTGGCAGCAGCTCGCCGGGGTCCGCGCGCTCTTCGCGTACCAGTGGGCGCACCCGGGCAAGAAGCTCACGTTCATGGGCAACGAGCTGGCGCAGGGCACGGAGTGGGCCGAGTCCCGCAGCCTCGACTGGTACCTGCTCGACCACGCGCCGCACGCGGGGGTCCAGCGTCTGGTCCGCGACCTCAACGCCGTGTACCGCGAGCACCCCGCGCTGTGGGCGCTCGACCACGACCCGGCGGGCTTCGAGTGGCTCGACGCCTCGGACGCCGACCACAACGTGCTCTCGTTCCTGCGTCGCGACCGTGACGGCGGTGTCGTGGCCGTGGTGGTGAACTTCGCCGGGACGGCGCACGCCGACTACCGCGTCCCGCTGCCCAGCGCCGGTCGCTGGCGCGAGGTGCTCAACACCGACGCGGAGGCGTACGGCGGCTCGGGCGTCGGCAACCTCGGTGCGGTGCACGCCGAGGACGTCCCGTGGACCGGGAGACCGTTCTCGGCGGTGGTGCAGGTCCCGCCGCTCGGCGCGGTGTACCTCACGCCCGAGGGCTGA
- a CDS encoding maltokinase N-terminal cap-like domain-containing protein codes for MADARPAPTTTERLDAPDVLDAVRAWLPDRRWFPTTADATAVSLVARTDLGVDDRGAHAVVDLLRVPGTSSSSPMTLQVPLVLEPAGTPQATVDGRGVVAVLDDGARLVDGAYHPAFVTAWLERASWSGCPAATAARDSAGGLDVRGLHVLTGEQSNTSVLLPAVAGGSMLKVIRALAPGQNPDIVVPLALVQAGWAGVPEPYAWSETAVEEDPTSVGTGSDASTSTAAPLPQRWSTHTGVLAELVPQARDGFELACDFAREGQPFANPARELGTQVAQMHSALRRAFASEVHEADPAWLLDAMQRRVRSAAGASSAVRSRVDQIDAFLEHMRGVAEEAVRQGRPLPPVQRIHGDLHLGQALYSPQKGWRILDFEGEPLRPLTERTRPDLGERDVAGMLRSFDYASAVGGATSSEWARAARRAFLEGYTGYLSVPGALGFGRPPSLADRVLIRDAFELDKALYEVVYEERNRPDWISIPLGAVDRVLGALPRPATSADAGPAGRRA; via the coding sequence ATGGCAGACGCTCGACCCGCACCCACGACCACCGAGCGGCTCGACGCGCCCGACGTCCTCGACGCGGTGCGCGCCTGGCTGCCCGACCGGCGCTGGTTCCCCACGACGGCGGACGCCACGGCGGTGTCCCTCGTCGCCCGGACGGACCTGGGTGTCGACGACCGCGGTGCGCACGCGGTCGTCGACCTGCTGCGCGTGCCCGGGACCTCGTCGTCCTCCCCGATGACGCTCCAGGTGCCGCTCGTCCTCGAGCCGGCCGGCACCCCGCAGGCGACGGTCGACGGACGCGGCGTCGTCGCCGTCCTCGACGACGGGGCGCGGCTGGTCGACGGTGCCTACCACCCGGCCTTCGTGACCGCGTGGCTCGAGCGGGCCTCGTGGTCCGGGTGCCCGGCCGCGACCGCGGCCCGCGACTCCGCGGGCGGCCTCGACGTCCGCGGCCTGCACGTCCTCACCGGCGAGCAGTCCAACACCTCCGTCCTGCTCCCGGCGGTGGCCGGCGGCTCGATGCTCAAGGTCATCCGCGCCCTCGCCCCCGGGCAGAACCCCGACATCGTCGTCCCGCTCGCCCTGGTCCAGGCCGGGTGGGCCGGCGTGCCCGAGCCCTACGCGTGGAGCGAGACCGCCGTCGAGGAGGACCCGACGTCCGTCGGCACGGGCTCAGACGCGAGCACGAGCACCGCAGCACCCCTCCCCCAGCGGTGGAGCACGCACACGGGGGTGCTCGCCGAGCTCGTCCCGCAGGCGCGCGACGGCTTCGAGCTCGCCTGCGACTTCGCCCGCGAGGGCCAGCCCTTCGCCAACCCGGCCCGGGAGCTCGGGACCCAGGTCGCGCAGATGCACAGCGCGCTGCGTCGCGCCTTCGCCTCCGAGGTGCACGAGGCCGACCCGGCCTGGCTGCTCGACGCCATGCAGCGACGGGTGCGCTCCGCGGCAGGTGCGAGCAGCGCGGTCCGCTCACGGGTGGACCAGATCGACGCGTTCCTCGAGCACATGCGCGGCGTCGCCGAGGAGGCGGTCCGGCAGGGGCGCCCGCTGCCGCCCGTCCAGCGGATCCACGGCGACCTGCACCTGGGTCAGGCGCTCTACAGCCCGCAGAAGGGCTGGCGCATCCTCGACTTCGAGGGCGAGCCGCTGCGCCCGCTCACCGAGCGCACCCGTCCGGACCTGGGCGAGCGCGACGTCGCCGGGATGCTCCGGTCCTTCGACTACGCCTCGGCCGTCGGCGGAGCGACCTCGTCGGAGTGGGCGCGCGCAGCACGCCGTGCATTCCTCGAGGGCTACACCGGGTACCTCAGCGTGCCCGGAGCCCTCGGCTTCGGGCGTCCGCCGTCGCTCGCCGACCGGGTGCTCATCCGCGACGCCTTCGAGCTCGACAAGGCCCTGTACGAGGTGGTCTACGAGGAGCGCAACCGCCCGGACTGGATCTCGATCCCGCTCGGGGCCGTCGACCGCGTCCTCGGCGCCCTCCCCAGGCCCGCCACCTCGGCAGACGCCGGACCCGCCGGTCGCCGGGCATGA
- the treS gene encoding maltose alpha-D-glucosyltransferase encodes MTRATDPPTMPIPVGALPPRRQPTAPGGGASDLAPDGEHSFPGLSDDPEWFKTAVFYEVIVRAFSDSTGAGSGDIRGLIQRLDYLQWLGIDCLWLPPFYPSPLRDGGYDVADYTAIASQYGAMADFTELIDEAHKRGIRVVIDLVMNHTSDEHPWFQSSRSDPEGPYGDFYVWNDENTKYQDARIIFVDTETSNWTFDPVRRQYFWHRFFSHQPDLNFENPRVVEAMIEVARFWCQVGVDGFRLDAVPYLFEDEGTNCENLPATHEFLRTVRKVIDTEFPGRIMLAEANQWPEEVVEYYGTEEEPECHMCFHFPVMPRIFYSIKDQRAKPIIDILADTPAIPAGAQWGTFLRNHDELTLEMVSTEERASMYGWYAPDPRMRANVGIRRRLAPLLDNSRKEIELAHALLLSLPGSPCLYYGDEIGMGDNIWLPDRDAVRTPMQWTPDRNAGFSTADPGKLYLPLIQSLVHNYQHTNVEAQWAQPTSLLHWVHGMLKVRRQHPAFGTGTFVPLEADNESVLAFLRVTEAETILCVTNLASTARSARIKVPGHAGAHLTDVFGGASLGSTSADADVVVTLGSRDFYWLAVTAPEDTLEAS; translated from the coding sequence ATGACGCGCGCGACCGACCCGCCCACCATGCCCATCCCCGTCGGGGCTCTGCCGCCGCGGCGCCAGCCGACCGCGCCCGGCGGCGGTGCGAGCGACCTCGCCCCCGACGGCGAGCACAGCTTCCCGGGCCTGTCCGACGACCCGGAGTGGTTCAAGACCGCCGTGTTCTACGAGGTGATCGTCCGGGCCTTCTCCGACTCGACCGGCGCCGGCTCCGGGGACATCCGCGGGCTCATCCAGCGGCTGGACTACCTCCAGTGGCTCGGCATCGACTGCCTGTGGCTGCCGCCGTTCTACCCCTCGCCGCTGCGCGACGGCGGGTACGACGTCGCCGACTACACGGCGATCGCGTCGCAGTACGGCGCGATGGCCGACTTCACCGAGCTCATCGACGAGGCGCACAAGCGCGGCATCCGTGTGGTGATCGACCTCGTGATGAACCACACGAGCGACGAGCACCCGTGGTTCCAGTCGTCGCGCTCGGACCCCGAGGGCCCGTACGGCGACTTCTACGTGTGGAACGACGAGAACACGAAGTACCAGGACGCCCGCATCATCTTCGTGGACACCGAGACGTCCAACTGGACCTTCGACCCCGTGCGCCGGCAGTACTTCTGGCACCGGTTCTTCTCGCACCAGCCCGACCTCAACTTCGAGAACCCCCGGGTCGTCGAGGCGATGATCGAGGTCGCACGGTTCTGGTGCCAGGTGGGTGTCGACGGGTTCCGTCTCGACGCCGTGCCCTACCTGTTCGAGGACGAGGGCACCAACTGCGAGAACCTCCCGGCGACCCACGAGTTCCTGCGCACGGTGCGCAAGGTCATCGACACGGAGTTCCCGGGTCGGATCATGCTCGCCGAGGCGAACCAGTGGCCGGAAGAGGTCGTCGAGTACTACGGCACCGAGGAGGAGCCGGAGTGCCACATGTGCTTCCACTTCCCGGTGATGCCGCGGATCTTCTACTCGATCAAGGACCAGCGGGCCAAGCCGATCATCGACATCCTCGCCGACACCCCGGCCATCCCGGCGGGGGCGCAGTGGGGCACGTTCCTGCGCAACCACGACGAGCTCACGCTCGAGATGGTCTCGACCGAGGAGCGCGCGTCGATGTACGGGTGGTACGCACCCGACCCGCGCATGCGGGCCAACGTGGGTATCCGCCGCCGCCTGGCGCCGCTGCTCGACAACTCCCGCAAGGAGATCGAGCTGGCGCACGCGCTCCTGCTCTCGCTCCCCGGCAGCCCGTGCCTGTACTACGGCGACGAGATCGGGATGGGCGACAACATCTGGCTGCCGGACCGTGACGCGGTCCGCACGCCGATGCAGTGGACCCCCGACCGCAACGCCGGGTTCTCGACGGCCGACCCCGGCAAGCTCTACCTGCCGCTCATCCAGTCGCTGGTGCACAACTACCAGCACACCAACGTCGAGGCGCAGTGGGCACAGCCCACCTCGCTGCTCCACTGGGTGCACGGCATGCTCAAGGTCCGTCGGCAGCACCCCGCCTTCGGCACGGGCACCTTCGTGCCGCTCGAGGCGGACAACGAGTCGGTGCTCGCGTTCCTGCGGGTCACGGAGGCCGAGACGATCCTCTGCGTGACGAACCTCGCGTCGACCGCACGATCGGCCCGGATCAAGGTCCCGGGGCACGCCGGGGCGCACCTCACGGACGTGTTCGGCGGTGCGTCGCTCGGTTCGACGAGCGCCGACGCCGACGTCGTGGTCACCTTGGGGTCACGCGACTTCTACTGGCTGGCCGTCACGGCACCCGAGGACACCCTCGAGGCGTCGTAA
- a CDS encoding alpha-1,4-glucan--maltose-1-phosphate maltosyltransferase, with the protein MDPIGRIPVVDVAPVISEGRWPAKASVGEVVPVEATVFREGHDAVAATAVLVSPTGERLEARMVDIAPGLDRFRAELAPTSEGDWTLHVEGWSDPYGTWEHDATVKIEAGVDVDLMLAEGAALFERVAAMPGLSPEDARLVEGTVTALRDATRPPEARLAAATAPEVHAALDRTPLRDMVSPSRAYPLQVDRPLALAGSWYEFFPRSEGARLDEASGTWTSGTLTTAAERLPAIAEMGFDVVYLTPIHPIGSTNRKGRNNTLDPQPGDPGSPYGIGSTDGGHDAIHPDLGTFDDFDAFVARSRGLGMEVALDLALQCSPDHPWVTEHPEWFTTRVDGSIAYAENPPKKYQDIYPLNFDNDPEGIYLEILRVVRVWVDHGVTAFRVDNPHTKPLPFWERLIAEVRVDHPEVIFLAEAFTKPAMMHTLAKIGFHQSYTYFTWRNTKEEITEYLEEVSGPSGSYMRPSFWPTTHDILPPYLQQGGVAGFAIRAVLAATSSPTWGIYSGYELAERVPRPGVEEQVDNEKYEYKPRDWSQVTEVGISTLLTRLNEIRREHPALRQLRNLTVHPTTDDSIIAFSSHLAAEHSPTGVADTVVTVLNLDPHSTRSAMVWFDTEALGLGSEPGPAFAAHDLLTGETYSWGAQAYVQLDPWANCAHIIDVRPL; encoded by the coding sequence GTGGACCCGATCGGCCGCATCCCCGTGGTCGACGTGGCTCCCGTGATCTCCGAGGGCCGCTGGCCCGCGAAGGCGAGCGTCGGCGAGGTCGTCCCCGTCGAGGCGACCGTGTTCCGCGAGGGGCACGACGCCGTCGCGGCCACGGCGGTCCTCGTGTCGCCGACCGGCGAGCGTCTCGAGGCGCGCATGGTCGACATCGCCCCCGGGCTGGACCGCTTCCGCGCCGAGCTCGCGCCGACGTCCGAGGGCGACTGGACCCTGCACGTCGAGGGCTGGTCGGACCCGTACGGCACGTGGGAGCACGACGCGACGGTCAAGATCGAGGCCGGCGTCGACGTGGACCTCATGCTGGCCGAGGGTGCCGCGCTGTTCGAGCGGGTCGCCGCGATGCCCGGGCTCTCGCCCGAGGACGCCCGGCTCGTCGAGGGCACCGTGACGGCGCTGCGCGACGCGACCCGCCCGCCGGAGGCGCGGCTCGCCGCGGCGACCGCACCCGAGGTGCACGCCGCGCTCGACCGCACCCCGCTGCGCGACATGGTCTCGCCGAGCCGCGCCTACCCGCTCCAGGTGGACCGCCCCCTGGCCCTGGCCGGGAGCTGGTACGAGTTCTTCCCGCGGTCCGAGGGGGCCCGTCTCGACGAGGCGTCCGGCACCTGGACCTCGGGCACGCTCACCACCGCCGCCGAGCGCCTCCCCGCGATCGCCGAGATGGGCTTCGACGTCGTGTACCTCACGCCGATCCACCCCATCGGGTCGACCAACCGCAAGGGCCGCAACAACACCCTCGACCCGCAGCCGGGCGACCCCGGGTCCCCCTACGGGATCGGCTCCACCGACGGCGGGCACGACGCGATCCACCCGGACCTGGGGACCTTCGACGACTTCGACGCCTTCGTGGCGCGGTCGCGCGGTCTGGGCATGGAGGTCGCGCTCGACCTCGCCCTCCAGTGCTCCCCCGACCACCCGTGGGTCACCGAGCACCCGGAGTGGTTCACGACGCGCGTCGACGGCTCGATCGCCTACGCCGAGAACCCGCCGAAGAAGTACCAGGACATCTACCCCCTGAACTTCGACAACGACCCCGAGGGCATCTACCTCGAGATCCTGCGCGTCGTCCGGGTGTGGGTCGACCACGGGGTGACGGCGTTCCGCGTCGACAACCCGCACACCAAGCCGCTGCCGTTCTGGGAGCGCCTCATCGCCGAGGTCCGTGTGGACCACCCCGAGGTCATCTTCCTCGCGGAGGCCTTCACCAAGCCCGCGATGATGCACACCCTCGCCAAGATCGGCTTCCACCAGTCGTACACGTACTTCACCTGGCGGAACACCAAGGAGGAGATCACCGAGTACCTCGAGGAGGTCTCCGGTCCGTCGGGCTCGTACATGCGCCCCAGCTTCTGGCCGACCACCCACGACATCCTGCCGCCGTACCTCCAGCAGGGTGGCGTCGCAGGCTTCGCGATCCGCGCGGTGCTCGCGGCGACGTCGTCGCCGACCTGGGGCATCTACTCGGGCTACGAGCTCGCCGAGCGGGTCCCGCGCCCCGGCGTCGAGGAGCAGGTCGACAACGAGAAGTACGAGTACAAGCCCCGCGACTGGTCGCAGGTCACCGAGGTCGGGATCTCGACGCTCCTCACCCGGCTCAACGAGATCCGTCGGGAGCACCCGGCCCTGCGCCAGCTGCGCAACCTCACCGTGCACCCGACGACGGACGACTCGATCATCGCGTTCTCGTCGCACCTCGCGGCCGAGCACTCCCCCACCGGCGTGGCCGACACGGTCGTGACGGTGCTCAACCTCGACCCGCACAGCACCCGCTCGGCGATGGTCTGGTTCGACACCGAGGCCCTCGGCCTGGGCTCCGAGCCCGGCCCGGCCTTCGCGGCACACGACCTGCTCACCGGCGAGACCTACTCGTGGGGCGCGCAGGCGTACGTCCAGCTCGACCCCTGGGCGAACTGCGCCCACATCATCGACGTGAGGCCGCTATGA